Within Rhododendron vialii isolate Sample 1 chromosome 12a, ASM3025357v1, the genomic segment TCCGATGCTAGTCCGATGCTTGGTGCAAAAATCGGATATAAATAGCATGACAGAGAGATAGAGATGGGTAAGAGAAATAAGACAAAATAGTAAAGACTTATGCCTAGAAGTTGAGCTCCCATGAGTGTGTgtctatttgtgtgtgtgtgtgagagagagagagagagttagtttGGTTGGGAGGAGATAAAACCGCATTAAGGACTAATGCGACGACATTGATCAGCAAAATGACTTACTCCGTACATAAGTTTACACAAAATGTCATTTTATGCCTTTTCactgaaaatattttacagtgTGAAATGTTTTCGACtaccaaaaacgaaaaattagatgaaatattttatcagaaaatattttatctccaaacaaatagagccttaagatgaaaagaatttaatctctgaTAAAAGATTAAATTTACACTCTACAAATTTACACTCTACAAATAGAGCTTTTTACATTCTCAATACAAATTTACACTCTACTCTTTTGCACATTATTGTTACTCATATTCTAAAACACTGTAATTTACgcccaaaaattcaaaatttttaaaaataatcggAAATCCAAACCCCCTACCACTGTAAAGGCCTAAACCTCCTGTTACCCCACCTCATCGCCTTCTCCACATCCTCAATCCCAACCGTCGAGCACGTAAACACCAACCTCTCCATCCGATTCCGCTCAATCGCAACCGCACACCGCACGCTCCCCCACCTGCACCCGCCCGCACCCAACTCACACCAGATCACTTCCTCCTCCCCTTCAGGATCATACGCATACACTACACTCCCCCCTACACAAACActaaaattctctctcttcagttTCGCAACCAACTCCAACGGCATCTCTCCAATCAGTCCTTCACACTCAAATGTGTCGCAATTTACCCCCCACATTTTCACTCCTTTTAACCCATCCACGTCCCCGATTAACCCGATTAAGATCAGACGGTCGTTAGAAAACGCGATAACGGAGTAACAAATACGTGGGTCTGGACGTAGATCGAACGGTCCAGACCAGGTTTTTGTGTCCGGCTCAAACGCATGCGTGGCACCGGATTGTTTCTCCATTATAAAAAGCTTTGTGTTGTTAGTGGCGATGGAAAGCCACGTGGACGACGAGGAGTCCTTGAGATTTGCCGGCACGGAGCCGCATGTGCGGTCCCACGTGCGGGACTTGACGTCGTAGATCTCGACGGCGAGCGGATTGTCCTCGAAGTCGCAGCCGCCACCGGCGATGATAACGTGGCGGCCGACGGCGGCGACGACCGGGTCGGACCGCCATGTAGTCGGAGGGGCGGCGTGGTGCCACGTGAGATGCAGGGGGTCGGAGGAGAAGGAGAGGCTCGATGGGGAGAGCGAGTAGAGGAGGGTGGAGTGGGAGGAATGGAGGATGGACACGTGGCCGATCGAAGGTGGCGGGGTGATTTCGATCCACACGTGCGATCTCGGGTCGTAAGCGTGTGTGGTGGTGTGGTAAGGGGATCGGACTCTCTGCTTATGGACGATGAGCCATTGGTTGAGTTTATTgttagtggtggtggtagaccGGTGGAGGGATGAGAATACGGCGGATTTCCAGGACTTGGACACGTGGGAGGCGGGGACGAGGTCAATGAGTGGCACGTGCGAGAGGATTTCTTCTAATATGTCCCCATCGAGTGGCGCTTCTTGGTCCTcgaccacctccacctccttgCAGTTCTCGGTAGCCATTTTTTAAATGTTGGAAGATGGTTTTAGGAGGAGGGATTTATGAGTTCGAGGTGTGCTATCGATGTTACCTTAAATTTTGCAACTCAATTGGTTTTGGATGACGCAATCGATATCTTTGATTATACGAATATCTGGAGTGCCGTCTGGGAGGAGCTTCTTTTTTACGTGGGAAAAATTTGCTAGCGACGTCGGCCCCGAACTTACATGTAACTGAAAAGACGGAAGATATGGAGATTTGAGTTTTTGCGTGAAGTTTGCGTAAAGATGATGAGAGGGTGTCTAAAGTTGGTCTCCATTTATAGGGGTGGAGAAATGGAGGTTGGTAATAGTGGGCCGGACCCTAGTGATTTACTATTTCTAGTTTAAGCACAGTTTAAATAAATTTAAGGGGA encodes:
- the LOC131310222 gene encoding F-box/kelch-repeat protein At1g23390, with protein sequence MATENCKEVEVVEDQEAPLDGDILEEILSHVPLIDLVPASHVSKSWKSAVFSSLHRSTTTTNNKLNQWLIVHKQRVRSPYHTTTHAYDPRSHVWIEITPPPSIGHVSILHSSHSTLLYSLSPSSLSFSSDPLHLTWHHAAPPTTWRSDPVVAAVGRHVIIAGGGCDFEDNPLAVEIYDVKSRTWDRTCGSVPANLKDSSSSTWLSIATNNTKLFIMEKQSGATHAFEPDTKTWSGPFDLRPDPRICYSVIAFSNDRLILIGLIGDVDGLKGVKMWGVNCDTFECEGLIGEMPLELVAKLKRENFSVCVGGSVVYAYDPEGEEEVIWCELGAGGCRWGSVRCAVAIERNRMERLVFTCSTVGIEDVEKAMRWGNRRFRPLQW